From Pseudoxanthomonas sp. YR558, the proteins below share one genomic window:
- a CDS encoding D-alanyl-D-alanine carboxypeptidase family protein — translation MKFRFVLAALATTAMGLAIAQTPAPTPAPVAAAPAAPVEIPPPPKPTATAWVLVDYITGQVLAGENYNERVEPASITKVMTSYVLAAEQKNGKIKPDDQVMMSERAWREGGAGTDGSYSGFAVNKTAALLDMEKGMAVQSGNDAAIALAEHAAGSQEAFASLMNNYAAQIGMKGSHFVNAHGLSAPEHYSTAYDLALLGRSFIRDYPEQYAFNKIKEFTVGTITQPNRNLLLWRDASVDGIKTGHHSAAGYCLMSSAKRGDQRLVAVVMGSTSEKQRADDSLALLNWGFRFYETHRLYEPGKVIASQRVWKGQTKEVQLGVAQPMLVSVPRGRYGDLKPTMDVPKTLVAPITQGQAIGTVKVTLDGKVVAQSPLVAISPIEEAGFFKRLWDAFWMWWESE, via the coding sequence ATGAAGTTCCGTTTCGTCCTCGCCGCGCTCGCGACCACCGCCATGGGCCTGGCTATTGCCCAGACCCCCGCGCCGACCCCGGCACCTGTCGCTGCCGCGCCCGCCGCGCCTGTCGAGATCCCGCCGCCGCCCAAGCCCACCGCCACCGCGTGGGTGCTCGTGGACTACATCACCGGCCAGGTGCTGGCGGGCGAGAACTACAACGAACGCGTCGAGCCGGCCAGCATCACCAAGGTCATGACCTCGTACGTGCTGGCGGCCGAGCAGAAGAACGGCAAGATCAAGCCCGACGACCAGGTGATGATGAGCGAGCGCGCCTGGCGCGAGGGCGGCGCCGGCACGGATGGCAGCTACAGCGGCTTTGCCGTCAACAAGACCGCTGCGCTGCTGGACATGGAAAAGGGCATGGCCGTGCAGTCGGGCAACGACGCCGCCATCGCGCTGGCCGAGCACGCCGCCGGCAGCCAGGAAGCCTTCGCTTCGCTGATGAACAACTACGCCGCGCAGATCGGCATGAAGGGCTCGCACTTCGTCAACGCGCACGGCCTGTCCGCGCCGGAGCATTACTCGACCGCGTACGACCTCGCGCTGCTGGGCCGCTCCTTCATCCGCGATTATCCCGAGCAGTACGCCTTCAACAAGATCAAGGAATTCACGGTCGGCACGATCACCCAGCCGAACCGCAACCTGCTGTTGTGGCGCGATGCCAGCGTCGACGGCATCAAGACCGGCCACCACTCGGCCGCCGGCTACTGCCTGATGAGCTCGGCCAAGCGTGGCGACCAGCGCCTCGTCGCGGTGGTGATGGGTTCCACCTCCGAGAAGCAGCGCGCCGACGACAGCCTGGCGCTGCTCAACTGGGGCTTCCGCTTCTACGAGACGCACCGCCTGTACGAGCCCGGCAAGGTCATCGCCAGCCAGCGCGTGTGGAAGGGCCAGACCAAGGAAGTGCAACTGGGCGTCGCCCAGCCGATGCTGGTCAGCGTGCCGCGTGGCCGCTACGGCGATCTGAAGCCGACGATGGACGTGCCCAAGACGCTGGTCGCGCCGATCACGCAGGGCCAGGCCATCGGCACGGTGAAGGTCACGCTGGACGGCAAGGTGGTTGCGCAGTCGCCGCTGGTGGCGATCTCTCCCATCGAAGAGGCCGGCTTCTTCAAGCGTCTGTGGGATGCGTTCTGGATGTGGTGGGAGTCGGAGTGA